The Astyanax mexicanus isolate ESR-SI-001 chromosome 4, AstMex3_surface, whole genome shotgun sequence genome segment aaaacactgtataactgcTTCTATGgggtttttctttaattttacaaagtagaacaaagtatttcactaaaataggaaagaaaacgtacctctgtatttctattttctacaactaatgttttttattcagtagatttactagcattactgatgctggagttacacacagagctcctttaaaatgattaaaactgcagtttaaaagctttaataattatctccgCGGTGATGAAatagttatagttgttctgttttgaggaaatgagtaaaatttttattctataaagtatcaaacatctataaattattattttgctaaaagtaataatttgtaaatgtttaatactttttagaataaaattgTACTCATTTCCTCAGACATTGTCGCatggcttgagattcagagcagattctgaagtgagtttttttcCTCTGTAGAGACTCTCTGATTGCTtctgtacaactccaacaaacagcacttactaattactaaagatcagtgctgttgtgacattgattccggtagaaaatttttaaatctaaattttattcaaaatattatggttacattttctttacatttaccttcttgatgtcctgcagattcttgaaaaggagatcgtactgcatcttgtttgttgctcaccttgtctaaagtcttactatttatgtattctgaaatctttccataaattgaggtcattcacagctcctccctgtaaaatcactctctgacatcacaatggatcatcctgatttctgtataaaagggtacttcacacttgtaaaagcatttgaaaattcatatgcaaatgttttaaactaataattataaaataaaaagcaattgTTTGAGtttttgttaataggatggtaaaaacttgttCGAAACAgcccagcaagcattctcattctactacaaaatattatcCAATTTAGACAGAACTTTTTATACACGTTataggaagaagttactgatgttgagactatttgggccagattatatctggttctgtgtagaaatataagacctggttgcttgagtcacttaatcctcctattatgtttggggtcaatttgatccCATTCAATGTTTAACGCATTTATGTAAgcagttaatctcattttatttacctcATATTTGTTGACTTTTTCTAATTCAATGGggacaactgggtaaacataaaattaatgggatgttttttgtgtcttgttcacattttgtatacattggtgttgtttggggtcaatttgaccccacgCAATTTTAGCTTTATAAAACGAATATCAAATATCAGAATTTGACACACATTCGTGATGTGAAGGTCATCAAGAACCACTAACAATTCACGcagaaaacataattctcatgagaacttgatatttcttTTTCTGTGGAGGAAaatattgttcctacaaacatatTGTTTACACAACATAGTGgaaatgcagagatataaaaggtttcacagcagcttctaaaccagttctctatgtggtctgtctctctttttctgctctctctactgaaaatgacTGACTGATGAGATCTTAATAAAGTCAGCAATATGGGATGAATGGAACAAgtaggatcttcttctttacaaTCCAGACTCTCATGTGACTGAGCATGAAtttctgcttgtttgtttttttcctgtggtCAAATTGGCCCCAAACATAATACTTGTTACTATTCTTGATAACATACAATCTTTTtcattctaaatgttttttttaagaaacgtTTTAAATGGCTATtcaagtagtcaacaaacaaatatagcacaTGACAATCTTGGgtaaaatgttattaatatataataattttctgtaggtcaaattgaccccaaacataaaagttgttagtaaatttgaaggtaacaGGAGGATTAATACTACGCCAACAAATAGAacttaccaaattttactcaaaggtcagaactattgttaaagtagaaattgtgaCATTTCCTTTCAACACTTTCTTTGATacaaagatccattagaactaagaaatcttcaggattctttcaatatgtaagagtacaccaagaaaccctatgtTAACAAGTGATTCTTAATATCATAGTTCTATTGGTATATCAGGGATTCTTGAGACAATgggtttttaatttctaaaaataaaatgttgattttttcaaaatatatttatatattatagttgGCCCAGGTGTTGTCCTTTAGATGCTTTGAAATTCAATCTCCCAGgtttaatatttttaacattttttcatgTTTGATGGACAAGCCTGGGATTTTGTCAACACCATGAGacacaaagaaacataaaaatatgtattttgaataaacttattgcaattattttaacTACTGGATGATATGTTAATCTGAGTTAttcaattaatgtttttaaactaatactattactttaaaaaatatatattatcaagCTGCCGATTATTATAACTGGGGAAATATACATTCACCCATTTAGTTTTTAATCTCAAAAACAAACAATGATAGTCAGCAACACAGAAATTacaaatttatttagaacaagaaaTGTTTTTATTGAGCTAATATGAGACAATgtaataaaatgtctttttaaaaacaaaaatgaacagaaaactcATCTTATGGAGTTGACGAGCTGTTGACAGTGTTGAGGCGTTAGAAGAGAACTGGAGATAACTTCATTTAACATGACCACTGAACTTCAAAAACTCAACTTATCAACTGTAACATTTCAGGATAAAAGGATATTTAATATCAATCCTTATTTTTTGCACTCGCACCCAATTTAAAAACAGGAACTTGGCAGTAGGCATATCAGATCTCTTGAACAGTCCATAAACTCATCAAATATACAGATCATGGAGAAAAACATTAAGAATGTTCATTAATTCAGCCTTTGGAAATGGAAAGAAAAATCTTGAACTCATCTTATATCATGGCATGAATTTAAACACCTGGCAACAACTGATTGAAAAGGTCCTCATTACAAAATTTCTTACGGAGTTGACGTCTGACGGAGTCTTACGGAGTTGACGAAATCTTTAATTTTTTATCATAACACGTGATTTCTTTGCAGAAGCCATCTTGTTTATCACCAGCTGCTCGTGGCCTCAACAATAAAGTTAGATTAAACTTTTATTTCTAACTAAAATCACATAAACCTTGAATTTTATCGAACATGGTGTTGACACTATATGGTTGTGACATAGCTGGTTTTGTAAGAGAAGATAATTAAggaaaaatatgagaaatatttacttactAGAGCAGTGGCCTCAGGGCACGTCCACCAAACAGGAAGTGAAAAAGTGGTTCTTAGAGTGTGATTTGGCCAATATAATgcctgtttttttgcatttttagaaaAATCTTATGGTGATGACAGAAACTCCGGACACGATTTTAATCATGTaatgtacataaatatacatttttaatttttaattcacattttgtGGTATAAATAAGTTCTTATTTCATTGTTTAATCTAATTATTTGAcgtttttaaagaacattttaagaattacaatgaGTTTGATCTCCCGGACATCTTTTGTCCCTCATCTCAAGAATCActgatataatataatgaaatcatgtagttctgATTCATATGATTACTGATAATGAACCAAATAAGATGAGGTTTTACTTAATTGAACAATAGGACCATTTTaaccaccccaaagagaagcacttagtccttgtattaaataatcaatgcttcaatttgtgatggtcaccacagatattcaaacaattttgtactgacaaaatttaccatgtaaGTTAACACCAAAAATTTACACTAAATTGATACAACTTTTATAACActgtgtaataaatgctaaaattgTACCAGATGGCTTTgactcactgttgatggtaaacttgtTTTTACCATTCTATCAACAAACAAActcaattaattcatttaaaactgatatttgcatatgaagttttaaattattttacacgtgtgaagtacccttctatataGAAATCAgaatggtccattgtgatgtcagagagtgattttacagggaggagctgtgaatgacctcaatttatggaaagctttcagaatacagaaatagtaagactttaaacaaggtgagcaacaaacaagatctgctgcagtacgatctccttttcaggAATCTGCAGGACtgcaagaaggtaaatgcaaagaaaatgttaccatattattttaaatgaaatttagatttaaaaaaagtgtctactggaatcaatgtcagaATTGGTACTCAAACAACGGCACTGATCTTTCCACAGTagttagtaagtgctatttgttggggtagtttgaagtgactaacaacgaaatacatttttctgataaactggtgcacatttctatctctgagtgtcactgtAACTGTAGccattacctaaattgaaatgtaacaagttggggcatcccttgaagcattgattatttaatacaaggagtaagtgcttctctttggggtagtcaaaatgatACTGTTGATCAGTTAAATGAAAGCTCATCATATTCAGTTCATTTTGTCATTAaagttttttattcaattttaaattaaatatgaaatacacGATTCCGTGATATTTACCAACAGCAACTGGATAACTAGCTATGTTTCCAGAGTTTACAGTTGGTATCTGAGATGGTCACGAATCcaagtcgagtctcaagtctcttCTTGATGTAATGAGCTTTCGATCATCATCTGCTCTCTAGTCTGCTAAAGATACTGCACAGCTATATCTAAAAAACCCAAGtaattactgatttattactcctttatctatttttcttgataaaaatcgtaatattacgagaataaagtggtAGTATTTTAAAGGAAATGTCGCTGTAACTGCGTGAGCTGCAGTGTAAGAGCGAGGCACAGACAGTGTGCAGATTTCCCCGTGGTGGGTGTCGTTTCAGTAGCCACGAGAAGCCTCCCGGGAGAGCGCGCGGTGCTGCACGGACATTTCGGCTGTTTTGCGACCAAAGAAAAAATCctaaaacattgtaatataattattttaggcCAGCTATTATAATTGTATACACTGTTTTACATAGTGttacagaaaagaagagaagaggggaggctttttgtttttatgcagcaAAGAAATGAAACAGTTTAACAGTTGAGATCAGGCAAGCAGCATCAGTAAACAGTttcaaaaagacatttttttaataaactttcttTTAATAATTTGTGTTTGTATTATTATGCATCGATTTATGTattgatttacatttttattactttttattttaattgatttattttaatatcataGTCACATAGTttactgtgtttttccttttaatttgttTCCTTATTACCTCTCTGTATGTAAAGAACATtgaattttaatatattaaaagtgctttataaataaagtttactattattattattattttactaaatgtatttattttttaaggaacAAAATACTCTGCGCAGGTCTTCTGGGAGGCTACCacagcaaaatctggacactgtattatgtacagtaactgtaacactacagcattaataatcagcatcttaCATGCAGATAACTGATGGTGATTATTTAACAGCAAATATTTAATACTAATATATCTCCTCTCCTAATATAAAACTTTAATCTCAAAGTGAActgttttattgattatttttaagagtgtcccTTAAACGCTGTGGTACATGCGCAAACCTACTTTAAAATTCCAACTGGGAATGTAAttgggtacaggtgtttacaaggctgttaTTCTTCTTTGTATCTGAATATTTAAAGGATTATCCACCTCGTTCAATCGGATAAAATTTGTATTCGGAATGGCCTCAATCGGACTATTCTATTCCGactgaggtgtttacatggacgtGCTCTATGCCGGTTGAGCCAGTAATCTGATTGTTAGTGgattattaggctgcatgtaaacgtacccaatagttctgacctttgagtaaaatttggtaagtgctatttgttggggtagtttgaagtgactcaagcaacagtctcatatttctacacagaactgGATATAAACTGGCAAAGtattctccaacatcagtaacttcttcctttaatatgtacaaataattttgtcaaaattggctaatattttgtagcatgttgtttttttggcacacgcctcaaagcttcagattaaaggatAACATCACTCTTTCTTTCAGTGAGACCAAAACAGAATCAAGACTGTCCATCAAAACAGTTGGCAGTCCTTAAAAAGGCATTAAACAGGTGTCAGACTGATTATTGTGAGTGACACAAGGTGGCCTCcttctagtggctggaggaccaccagcgcCCCCTTACACTATGGACATagaatgggataaaagtacagaagcttttatggtaaataAAGATGTCTTAGTAGTTTTAACAGTATAGTTTAACTGATTtgggcagttctcttcagttaatttacctgcttgtattttaatattcaaggacatttttctttgttttttccagaaatgaaaatattctcctgaaaatcatcaccaacaaccaggatatttaactaagagcaatgttaaactgctgaaagaggtgaagcaaaagccatccagaagaatctccagaacacgcagaaacagTTTGCTACGTTTAACAGACAAAttaagccaagtcccgacatggaaaaacttcagcactctgtcaagagtttaactaaacagagtaatctcaaaaaacaccagcgcattcacacaggagagaaaccgtatcactgctcagactgtgggaagagttttaatcaacagagtcatctcaaactgcatcagcgcattcacacaggacaaAAAACGTATtggtgctcagactgtggaaagagttttactgcacagcataatctcaaaatacaccagcgcattcacacaggagagaaaccgtattgctgctcagactgtgggaagagttttactgcacagaataatctcaaaatacaccagcgcattcacacaggacaaAAACCGTATtggtgctcagactgtgggaagagttttactgcacagaataatctcaaaatacaccagcgcattcacacaggagagaaaccgtatcactgcgcagactgtgggaagagttttactgaacagtgtactctcaaaaaacaccagcgcattcacacaggagagaaaccatactactgctcagactgtgggaagagttttactgaaaagagtagtctcaaaaatcaccagcgcattcatacaggagagaaaccgtatcactgctcagactgtgggaagaattttactgaacagagtgccctcaaaaaacaccagcgcattcacacaggagagaaaccgtattattgctcagactgtggaaagagttttactcaaccgAGTAATCTCcgacaacaccagcgcattcacacaggtgagaaaccgtattgctgctcagactgtggaaggagttttaatcatcagagtcatctcaaaatacaccagcgcattcacacaggagagaaaccgtatcactgctcagactgtgggaagagttttactcagcagagtaaactcaaaatacaccagcgcattcacacaggagagaaaccgtatcactgctcagactgtgggaagagttttactcagcagagtaaactcaaaaaacaccagcgcattcacacaggagagaaaactccatCTTAAATTAGTTTCGAAGGTCTttcggacagaacaccttatcctacacaaatgtttcactttgtcaattgggacacgttccaccagaatcaaacatgaactgaatttaacaatggattttacaggttcagcaaaatgaatcttatccagcgatcatgtttattgaattccatgttaaGTTTTCTTGAATGTTTGATATTCTAGGACATGCTTTGTgtgacagagctcagtttttagggtagttacggtaggagttcagttctgaagaagggaaaaaaatgtAGTCTTTAAAATTTTGATGTCATAGTTAGAGTAGGATTCTTAGCTGGCAACTAAACGTTTAGGACCAAATCTTCAGAGTTTATGATTTGAATgcttttaatctcttttctagtatatgcagattttattatttctattcatttctagtatctctgtttttACTTTGTGGAAGCCAtcctcagttccccaagcttagcatagcttagaatAATTCTATTAAATGCTAGGCCCATCTgtatgaaagaagaagtgaaaacaccacctgaggaactccagagagtgctcccaaaagtgagactcAAAGCCACAGAGAGGCGACACTGGGCTCGGGTACTGCCATGTGGACCAGAGGAGCATCCAGACtctgcagagaggccaacaaaatccttttcagaggttaaataaaacgctccagccgtagttcccatactgaaatcaacccacttCAGGCTTGTGTAGTGTAGTAAGGTTATGggctcattcattccctctgCTGGTGTCTCATTTGtctgtgttgtattactcaagttttatactctcttatcttttccttattgaatattatatgttgcttaaggttttttaatctccaaatttactaagaatatccaattataattatataaatatacttgtTTTTATCCattacaaactattatctttgtattgcttcacctctatatttactcatctgtgttttaataaacggcttttataatgcagatctgcaatctcattgtgttttctcaacatatgttttaCATTAAACCTATAGGACTGAGactgtcatgttattatttgttaaatactcaaaggtgCCCACGGAGAACTCCAGTGTGGAATGTATTTGTGTTGAAGTGAAACATAATAGTCAATTTCAGATTGAAATTGTCTTCattatgttgttttgtttttttgaaaagcATAGTCATTCACAAACTTCTACATTTGAGAtattgaccattattattggtagctagcctagctaaatatccaaacacagcatttgctttTTTACTGACCAAGTGCAGCGGCCTctcaccctattttgagctgtttttatgccggttctgaacccaacttcacaTGCCCCACGCAGAACTGAACTTTTGAGGatttaaggacagtttggtcagtaaaacagcaactatggacaataatacaCGAGCTTCACTGGGCAGactacagctcctccgcgctctctGACCACATCTCTATCATGCTGGTCCCCACATACCATCCCCCtctgcgacgctccaaacccacacagaagaccatcactgtgtggcccagtgacggagacgctgtgctgcaggactgcttcgactGCACAGACTAGAGTTTATCTCCtctagagataggttgttggttctgcaccagtccatcagccactgcacctcctctctgtatgctgactcgtctgTATGAGCTGTACTtcgcagtacagtcatgagttagcagagtgaacagcagtggactgagcacacccTGTGGGGCgcaggtgctcagtatggtggtactggaggtgttgtttccaatcctgactgattgtggtctcttagtcaggaagtccaaaacccagttacagagagaggagctcaggcccagcaagctcagttttccgatcagatgctgagggatgatgatTTTGAATGATGagctgaagtcgatgaacagcattcgaacaaaGCAGTCTTTGTtatccaggtgggtgagagccaggtggagggcagtagagatggcatcgtctgttgatctgtttggacaatgcgcaaactgcagagggtccagtgaggaggggag includes the following:
- the LOC111188532 gene encoding zinc finger protein 239-like, with the translated sequence MEKLQHSVKSLTKQSNLKKHQRIHTGEKPYHCSDCGKSFNQQSHLKLHQRIHTGQKTYWCSDCGKSFTAQHNLKIHQRIHTGEKPYCCSDCGKSFTAQNNLKIHQRIHTGQKPYWCSDCGKSFTAQNNLKIHQRIHTGEKPYHCADCGKSFTEQCTLKKHQRIHTGEKPYYCSDCGKSFTEKSSLKNHQRIHTGEKPYHCSDCGKNFTEQSALKKHQRIHTGEKPYYCSDCGKSFTQPSNLRQHQRIHTGEKPYCCSDCGRSFNHQSHLKIHQRIHTGEKPYHCSDCGKSFTQQSKLKIHQRIHTGEKPYHCSDCGKSFTQQSKLKKHQRIHTGEKTPS